AACGGGTTTTTGATTATTTCCGAAGATCAGTACGCCATTGGCGATGTCGTCACCATTGGCAACTCCACCGGACTAGTGGAAAACATGAACCTGCGCGTGACGCAACTCCGCAACAGCGATGGGCGGCTGATCACGATTCCCAACAGCATGGTCGATCGGGTTGAGAACCAAACGCGCCTGTGGTCGCGGGTGGATTTGATCATCACGGTCGCCTACGACAGCAATATCGAGCATGTGCTGTCGGTCATTCGCGACGTGGCGCAGGGCCTGTACAACGACCCGCAGTGGCGCGATAAGTTTTATAACCCGCCGCAAGTGTTGGGCGTAGAAACGCTGTCCCATGAAGGGATTTCAATTCGCGTGTGGCTAGATACGCAGCCGATGCAGCAGTTCGCGGTGGGGCGCGAGTTTCGCCTGCGGGTGCGAATCGCCTTCGAGAAACACGGCATCGACATTGGAATGCCACAGCAGCTATTCCGCAGCCTCCACGCCCATGAGAAGTTGCCCAACCATCTTTTTGATGAGCCTGTTGACGAACTTGTTAAAGAGTCTGGTGACAAGCCTGGTGACGAGCCTGGAGCGCGGGAGGACGGTACTCGCAGCAGTGCTGAGCCTTCCTTCTGATCTGCACCAAATCAGGCAGAAGGGCGATCGCCCAACCCATTTGCCCAGAGCCAGTCGCAACGTCGCCCTTCACAAATCTCTACAATCAGAGGGCGATCGCCCTCGTTAGTTCTAGCCTTTGGTGGGAACATTAAGCTCAAAGCAACTCAGCGCTGGAGTCAGTCGTGCTGCAACCCAGTCGGCAGTGGGTCAGTATGTCCTGATTTAGCCCCGTTGCAAACAACACACAACATTACAATTCAAAAATCAAATTCGGACGCTGTATAACCTTTACTAAATGTGCCGGATCTGATTCCTGTTCCCCCTTACTCCCCGCAATCCACTATGGTGAACGCCATTCAGAACCCAACCAAACAGCGGAACCCGAAGAAGCACAACCACTACGGCTTCCGCGACTTTTTCCAGTTTGACCCCGACAAGGGCACGATTGTGGACTGGAACGGCAGTCAAAACCTGCTCACCACCGAAGATTTCATCATTGGTCTGGTGGAAGGGCTGGAGGAAGAAGTGGGCGATGCTTCCGCCGCCACAATGTACACGATTGGGTGCGAATGGGGACAAAAAGACGCTTTCTTCTTTGAAAAGTGGTTTGAAAAAGAATTCGACCGCAACATTCGCCAGACCAATTTGCTGTTCTTGCTGGAAACCTGGTGGTGGCCCTTCACCTCGCAGGGCTGGGGACGCTGGGAAGTGGACATGGGCGATCGCAAGCAGGGCTTCATGTTCATCAATATCTTCGACTCGGCCGTGGCGCGGACGCTGGGCGACGTGGGCAAACCCGTTTGCTATCTCTACGCTGGCCTGTTTGCAGGCTTCTTTACTGAACTGGTGAAAAAGCAACTGAGCTGCATCGAAATCCAGTGCTACTCGATGGGCGAAACCTACTGCAAGTTTCTGCTGGGCGGACAGGATCGCATCGATGCCGCCACCTTCTGGATGAACGAGGGCGCGACGGCGCGAGACATTGAAAAACGGCTGCGCTCAGGAGATCGGCTGAAATGAACCCCACTGCCCTGATGGAACGCAACGGATTTAGCAAGCCCGCCAGTGCCGAACCCAAACCCCCGTCCTGGCTGCACCAAACCACCCACAGCTTTTTTAGCAGCATCAACTGGGACGACAACCCGCCCGAAGTGGAGCAGGTGCGCCTAGATGCGACCAGCAGCGACGGCCCGCTAAGCCTGATGCTGACAGTGCGCCAGTTCTTTACCTCAGTGAACTGGGATGGTGCATCTAGCAGCAGGGCGATCGCCCCCGAAGTCGATCTGCCCCTCTCCAGCGAGCCACCCCAGCCCGCCGCCAATGCCTTCACCCTCGACGACTTCTCCGACCTCTTCTAAACCCGCCATATCTAGTTAAACCCTCTTTTCCCCCACGTTTTAAACGAAGAACGAAAAACGAAGAACGAAAAACAAAAATCCAAACTTCTTCCCTCCTCGTTCTTCTCTCTTC
The Thermoleptolyngbya sichuanensis A183 DNA segment above includes these coding regions:
- a CDS encoding V4R domain-containing protein; this translates as MVNAIQNPTKQRNPKKHNHYGFRDFFQFDPDKGTIVDWNGSQNLLTTEDFIIGLVEGLEEEVGDASAATMYTIGCEWGQKDAFFFEKWFEKEFDRNIRQTNLLFLLETWWWPFTSQGWGRWEVDMGDRKQGFMFINIFDSAVARTLGDVGKPVCYLYAGLFAGFFTELVKKQLSCIEIQCYSMGETYCKFLLGGQDRIDAATFWMNEGATARDIEKRLRSGDRLK